TGGAGCGTGATTTTAAATATGATATGTCCAATCTTGTCGCTAGCGTGAATAGTAAAAAGTAGGACCGTTTGGCAATGGGTATAAGGTCTTAAGTATTAGGTATTCTATTGGTGAATTTACCTAATGCTTAAGACCTGTTTGGATTAAAACGACAAACTTTTTGGTAGAGTAACGCCAACTCGGTTTGTCGATAATATTCATCTCGATACGGGTTGTGTTTACAGGTCTCTGTTTATTCTCAATAAGATGTTTCGCTTGTTTTTGTTGGAATGAAGCGCCTGCATGTATCGGAGAGGAGTCTTTAAGGGATCAATTTAGAATTAAAAAAATGGCGCATGAGAGCAAGTCCCATACGCCGTGTTGGTTTAGGAGTAGGTATTTCTTTTAGGAAAAGTAGTCTATGTGAATTGGTTTCGTATAGGATTGGTATTCGCAATCCGCACCAAGATCCCAATCCCATTTTCTACTTTTTACCCTGTACTCTTTACCTTTTACTAATCAAAACAATCACCTGAAATCAAACCAATAATCACCTTCCAACGGTTTTTGCTCGCCGTGTTGGTTGAGGCTGTGCGGTTGGCCGTTCGGGCCGGTGTTGTCCGGGGAGTTGATCTTGGTTCCGATTGCCGGTATGGCGTTCATCAGTGAGATATTCCCTTCGGGGAACGGTGGGAGCTGGCAGTTTCTGGCCTCGTCCATTTCAGGTGTGAAGAGGTGCAGGAAGCTGTAGTCCGTCTCGCTGACGATGGTAAAACTTTGGCTGTTGTTGCTGATTTCGGCCCAATACAAATCGCCGAAATAGCCTTTGAATTCCGGATACACCCATTGAGCGCCTGTGCGGGTATTGTTGTAGGTGTTGCCCCATTCGCCCAGATTTTGGCCACGGGTACGGTTGTTCCATACACGGTAAGGGCCTTTGCCCAGCCAACGGGCTTTCAGGTCGGGCGTTTCGGGAAAGTCGAAGGTGATACCCAGCATCTCGTGACGGCCACGGATGTTGAATATCCGGTAGCTCAACTTTACGAGGCCCGACGGGAAGACTCTCCACTTGGCCCAGCTTCTTTTTTCGGTGAACCGGCTGAGGATTTCCAGCGTGTCGCCCACCATTTTATGCTCAAGCTTTTTCAGCTCGTACCCTTTTACGAATCTTGGTCCGTTGTTGAACGGAATCTCGCCTTTGCTGTTGTGTACCGAAGTCAGCAGGCCGGTTTTTAGGTCGAAGGTAACTTTGATATCGTCGGCTTTGGCAGTTAGTTTGTCGCCGTTCGTTTCCACGTTTACTTTGCCGTCGCTCTTCGCTTCCTTTACGAATCGCTTTGCGATATCCATAGGGAATTTGATCGGCCAAGTCCAGGTGTTCACTTTGTTATCTTCTTTGTCAAAAGCTTCGAGTACCAACAAATCGGCGTTCCTGAGCGAGGGAAGGTTCAGCTTCATATAAGCTTTCAGTCCGGGTTCGGCGCTTGGGAACTGCCCTTTGCCTTGCGCTACGGTTTGGCCTTTGGCCGAAGGAGTAGGCAAGGTTTCGAGCCTCCAAATATAATTGCATTGGTCAAGGTTGGTGTGCAGGTACTGGTTCTCCACTTTGAGCCTTCCGTCAAAGCTTTCAGGGATATATCTTCTAGTAAACTGAATCGGTGACCACACGTCGCGGACGGTGTAGAAGCTGGCTTCCTTCTCGCGGTGCGGACCGAGGATACCGTCGGCGCCCTTGTCGCCGGAGCAATCGATGCTGTCGTTCAGATCACGGCGACGGATACCTTCGTCGAGGAAGGCCCAGATAAAGCCGCCTCCGGAGTTTTGGGAGGTGCGCATCTCTTCCCAGAAATCGCTGAGTCCGGCGCCGGCGCCACCGTCATACAGGGCGTGCAGGAATTCAGTCTGAACGAAAATATCCCTTGAATGATGGAAGGTGTGTACGCCGTAATTATGTGATTTGTAATGCTGGGCGTCGAAGCCGTTATGGTAATGCGTAGGGTGGTAGACGAAACGCTTTTGCGGGTCGAGGGCTTTGAAAACGGGTTCCAAGTCAAGGTCGTAACCGCCCTCGTTGCCGTTGGCGAAGGCGACTATGCTTGGGTGGTTCACGTTGGCTTCCATCATTTGGGTCAATACCCTTTTGCCTATTTCGAAATCGTAAGACGCTTGGTAAGCGCCAAGCTCGTCGAAAACCATCAGACCGAGGGAATCGCAAACGTCGTAGAAATGCTGGTCGTGCGGATAGTGGGCCATCCGGACGGCGTTCATATTCATCTCTTTCATCAGGAGAGCGTCCTCAATGCTTAGGCGCTTGCTGGTGGCGCGTCCCCATTCCGGATGCCAGCTGTGGTAGTTCGATCCTTTGAACACCATTTTTACGCCGTTCAGATAGATACCGTCGTTCGGGCGGGTTTCCACAGTCCGGAAACCGATACGTTCCTTTTTGGTATGGACAGTTTTACCGTTTTTAAGCAGATCCAAGCTGAGGACATAAAGGTTCGGTGACTCACAGTCCCAGGTTTTCACATTATTATAAGTATTTTGAAGCTGAACGTCTCCGTTTTTCGGCAAAGGAAATTCTTTCGCTTCGCCCACTTGCTCACCCGTCACCAAATCATAAAGGGATTGACGCAACGTATATTTTTTCCCTCTGGGTAAAAGCCTTACGTCCACGCTAAGACTACCGTCCATACGGGCGTCTACGGCAAAACCTTCGATCCGCTCTTTGGGAGAGATTTCCAAATATACGGGACGGTAAATACCGGCGACTGTCCAGAAGTCGCCCTCGCGTTCGGCGCTGTTTACGCTTCCGTTTTTCG
This Fulvitalea axinellae DNA region includes the following protein-coding sequences:
- a CDS encoding glycoside hydrolase family 2 protein: MKSKFRFLTALLFLFATVAVAQESQRQYLSGKGIDDAVSWDFYCTKGMNSGKWSTIPVPSSWEPQGFGTPRYGLGKNMVKADERGIYKHEFTVDKSAKGKRVEIVFEGSMVETTVFVNGKKAGAKHVGGFYRFKYDISKLVHYGQKNSLRVEVDKMSKNGSVNSAEREGDFWTVAGIYRPVYLEISPKERIEGFAVDARMDGSLSVDVRLLPRGKKYTLRQSLYDLVTGEQVGEAKEFPLPKNGDVQLQNTYNNVKTWDCESPNLYVLSLDLLKNGKTVHTKKERIGFRTVETRPNDGIYLNGVKMVFKGSNYHSWHPEWGRATSKRLSIEDALLMKEMNMNAVRMAHYPHDQHFYDVCDSLGLMVFDELGAYQASYDFEIGKRVLTQMMEANVNHPSIVAFANGNEGGYDLDLEPVFKALDPQKRFVYHPTHYHNGFDAQHYKSHNYGVHTFHHSRDIFVQTEFLHALYDGGAGAGLSDFWEEMRTSQNSGGGFIWAFLDEGIRRRDLNDSIDCSGDKGADGILGPHREKEASFYTVRDVWSPIQFTRRYIPESFDGRLKVENQYLHTNLDQCNYIWRLETLPTPSAKGQTVAQGKGQFPSAEPGLKAYMKLNLPSLRNADLLVLEAFDKEDNKVNTWTWPIKFPMDIAKRFVKEAKSDGKVNVETNGDKLTAKADDIKVTFDLKTGLLTSVHNSKGEIPFNNGPRFVKGYELKKLEHKMVGDTLEILSRFTEKRSWAKWRVFPSGLVKLSYRIFNIRGRHEMLGITFDFPETPDLKARWLGKGPYRVWNNRTRGQNLGEWGNTYNNTRTGAQWVYPEFKGYFGDLYWAEISNNSQSFTIVSETDYSFLHLFTPEMDEARNCQLPPFPEGNISLMNAIPAIGTKINSPDNTGPNGQPHSLNQHGEQKPLEGDYWFDFR